Proteins found in one Sporosarcina jeotgali genomic segment:
- the hmpA gene encoding NO-inducible flavohemoprotein, which produces MLSQEKIDIIKSTVPVLEQHGKTITTVFYKNMFEAHPELLNVFNHVNQAQGRQQTALSNTVLAAAKHIDNLGAIIPAVVQIANKHVSLGIVPEQYPIVGKYLLGAIKEVLGDAATPEILGAWEEAYGIIADAFIGVEKSMYDEMEAEEGGWKLFKGFVLADKIKESDVITSFYFKPVDGGKVPTYKPGQFISIKLEIPGEKNTLIRQYSLSQAPNGESFRISVKREGENNPNGKASVFLHDKLNVGDIVELSAPAGDFYLDVENASPVTLISGGVGVTPMMAMYETIATTTPERPVAFLHSARTRSHQAFDKVVREMDESLATSSYAALYSEEGDGFINRSFLEKNVLEGSDVYVCGPTPFMQAVISELYAMGIDKEKVHFEFFGPAVQLELAHA; this is translated from the coding sequence ATGTTATCCCAAGAAAAAATTGATATTATTAAATCCACTGTACCTGTTCTCGAGCAACATGGCAAAACAATAACAACTGTGTTTTACAAAAATATGTTCGAGGCGCATCCTGAACTATTGAACGTGTTCAACCACGTGAACCAAGCACAAGGACGCCAGCAAACGGCATTATCTAATACTGTACTTGCAGCAGCAAAACATATCGACAATTTAGGAGCAATCATTCCTGCAGTTGTCCAAATTGCAAACAAACACGTTTCACTTGGTATCGTTCCAGAACAATATCCGATCGTTGGAAAGTACCTTCTTGGTGCCATCAAAGAAGTGCTAGGCGATGCAGCAACTCCGGAAATTCTTGGAGCATGGGAAGAAGCGTACGGCATCATCGCTGACGCATTCATCGGCGTAGAAAAGTCCATGTATGATGAGATGGAAGCTGAAGAAGGCGGCTGGAAGTTGTTCAAAGGTTTTGTCCTTGCTGATAAAATCAAAGAAAGCGATGTTATTACATCGTTCTACTTTAAACCAGTCGATGGCGGTAAAGTGCCAACATACAAACCAGGACAATTCATCAGCATTAAACTTGAAATTCCAGGCGAGAAGAATACGCTGATCCGTCAATACAGCCTTTCTCAAGCACCGAACGGCGAGTCATTCCGTATTTCTGTAAAACGTGAAGGAGAAAACAATCCGAATGGTAAAGCATCTGTTTTCCTTCATGATAAGTTAAACGTAGGAGATATCGTTGAGCTTAGCGCTCCTGCAGGAGACTTCTACCTAGACGTAGAGAATGCTTCTCCTGTCACACTCATCAGCGGCGGTGTTGGAGTCACTCCAATGATGGCAATGTACGAAACAATTGCTACAACTACACCAGAACGTCCTGTAGCATTCTTGCACTCAGCTCGAACTCGCAGTCATCAGGCATTCGACAAAGTCGTTCGTGAAATGGATGAATCTCTTGCAACTTCCAGCTATGCAGCGCTTTACTCTGAAGAGGGTGACGGGTTCATCAACCGTTCATTCCTTGAGAAGAATGTTTTAGAAGGAAGCGACGTATACGTCTGCGGTCCGACTCCGTTCATGCAAGCTGTTATCAGCGAATTGTATGCAATGGGCATCGACAAAGAAAAAGTACACTTTGAATTCTTTGGTCCTGCGGTACAACTTGAACTTGCACATGCTTAA
- a CDS encoding ABC transporter ATP-binding protein: protein MGRNLDTVKEPKQTKGSLKEFSRLLKQLDWPKGVTIAALVLALFSTLASLAIPLVTKQLVDSLTSDLFNWKTAIFLFAVFLIQALLGGMSYYMLAYIGETIVADLRTKLWAKVLRLPVPYYDETETGETMSRITQDTTILKQLVSDHLVSLITGIISIIGAIAILLYLDWKMTLIMLISIPISMAIIFPLGRVMHKIAKATQAEMAKFSGLLGRVLGDIRLVKAYRAEPYEQEKGSAAIRTLFGFGLREAKIQAVISPVMTLIMMGILVAILGYGGAQVSKGALSAGTLVAIIFLMFQIIVPFAQMAQVFTVFQKAVGATERIQQILGMNSERTEGITDDPESALAFQEVSFAYESEKPVLKNVTFRAIPGTVTAFVGPSGGGKTTLFSLIERFYKPVSGSILLGDRPVEEIELSDWRGRIGYVSQESPLLSGTIVDNIAYGLAVRPSLEQIRNAAAAANALGFIEEMEDGFDTLVGERGMKLSGGQRQRIAIARALLHNPSILLLDEATSNLDSGSETHVQEALQRLMMGRTTLIIAHRLSTVIDADQLIFLEKGSITGVGTHAELLKTHKMYEEFAAGQGLTANHLL from the coding sequence ATGGGACGTAACTTGGATACAGTTAAGGAACCGAAACAAACAAAAGGATCATTGAAAGAGTTTTCCAGATTACTTAAACAGTTGGACTGGCCGAAAGGTGTCACAATTGCGGCATTAGTATTGGCGCTCTTTTCAACACTGGCAAGTCTGGCAATCCCTTTAGTGACCAAACAACTCGTTGATTCATTGACAAGCGACTTGTTTAATTGGAAAACAGCTATTTTCCTCTTTGCTGTATTTTTAATCCAGGCGCTGCTTGGCGGGATGTCTTATTACATGCTTGCCTATATCGGTGAAACGATTGTTGCGGATCTGAGGACAAAACTCTGGGCAAAGGTCCTGCGTCTGCCAGTCCCTTATTATGATGAAACCGAAACCGGTGAAACAATGAGCCGGATTACTCAGGATACTACGATTTTGAAGCAACTGGTTTCCGATCATTTGGTGTCGCTTATTACTGGAATCATTTCCATTATCGGAGCGATTGCGATTCTCTTGTATTTGGATTGGAAGATGACGCTCATCATGCTGATCAGCATTCCAATCAGTATGGCAATCATTTTTCCTTTGGGCCGCGTCATGCACAAAATTGCCAAAGCGACTCAAGCTGAAATGGCAAAATTCTCTGGGCTCTTAGGTCGTGTGCTTGGGGATATACGTCTTGTGAAAGCCTATCGTGCAGAACCGTACGAACAGGAAAAAGGGTCTGCTGCTATTCGCACGTTATTCGGTTTTGGATTGCGGGAAGCTAAAATTCAAGCAGTGATATCACCAGTTATGACCCTGATTATGATGGGGATTTTAGTCGCAATCCTAGGGTATGGAGGAGCACAAGTTTCAAAAGGTGCATTGTCCGCAGGTACACTGGTCGCAATCATTTTTCTAATGTTCCAGATTATTGTCCCGTTTGCTCAAATGGCTCAAGTGTTTACAGTATTCCAAAAAGCGGTGGGAGCTACGGAACGCATTCAACAGATATTAGGCATGAACAGTGAACGTACCGAAGGGATAACGGACGATCCTGAATCGGCACTTGCCTTTCAAGAGGTATCGTTTGCTTATGAGAGCGAGAAGCCTGTTCTGAAAAACGTAACCTTCCGTGCCATTCCGGGGACGGTTACTGCATTTGTCGGTCCGAGCGGCGGCGGTAAGACGACGCTGTTTTCTCTTATTGAACGATTTTACAAACCTGTATCAGGCTCGATCCTTCTTGGCGATCGACCTGTCGAAGAAATCGAACTATCGGACTGGCGCGGCCGAATAGGCTATGTTTCGCAGGAGAGTCCCTTACTAAGCGGTACCATTGTTGATAATATTGCTTATGGACTGGCGGTGCGTCCATCGCTTGAACAAATCCGGAACGCTGCGGCCGCAGCGAATGCACTTGGGTTCATCGAAGAGATGGAAGACGGTTTTGACACACTGGTCGGTGAACGCGGCATGAAACTTTCAGGCGGACAGCGGCAGAGGATTGCTATCGCCCGGGCATTATTGCATAACCCGTCGATCCTTTTGCTGGATGAAGCGACATCGAATTTGGATAGTGGATCTGAAACACATGTCCAAGAAGCACTCCAGCGGCTAATGATGGGGCGTACGACACTAATAATTGCGCACAGATTATCAACAGTTATCGATGCGGACCAATTAATCTTTTTAGAAAAAGGGTCAATTACTGGCGTTGGAACGCATGCCGAATTATTGAAAACACATAAAATGTATGAAGAATTTGCAGCAGGGCAGGGACTTACTGCAAATCATTTGTTGTAA
- a CDS encoding MerR family transcriptional regulator, giving the protein MKTNQQQGLLVKDVSEMTGLSRQVIRKWEDRYGIICPKRHENGYRLYTFEDVSTLMKICGLREKGHTLKESLHLVRSQHIPEAVPKEPLSEYVLELLEKGSNYDEAGLILLLKQAHHRHGLENFLSNTIQPLMLEIGKLWENGEWDESQETITSLVIRDFLVQIRRNFELEDGAPIILGSCLPNETHEIPLHIILLQTMMHGWQTIAAGPSPKLSSIEYLVQRLKPKKLLLSATTTIPFEQDPCLFEKLEEIAARNPYTEFFIGGHGVFSHEVFLAPKRIRIAYSMEDVLN; this is encoded by the coding sequence ATGAAGACAAATCAACAACAAGGGCTCCTTGTAAAAGATGTTTCTGAAATGACCGGTTTGTCGAGACAAGTTATTCGTAAATGGGAAGATCGATATGGGATCATATGTCCTAAACGACATGAAAATGGCTACCGGCTGTACACGTTTGAGGATGTTTCAACGCTTATGAAAATTTGCGGGTTGCGGGAGAAAGGACATACACTTAAAGAATCGCTGCATCTTGTTCGTTCTCAGCATATTCCAGAAGCTGTTCCTAAAGAACCGTTAAGTGAATATGTCCTGGAGCTTTTGGAAAAAGGATCTAATTATGATGAAGCTGGCCTGATACTGCTTTTAAAACAAGCACATCACAGACATGGATTGGAAAACTTTTTGAGTAATACGATTCAGCCGCTAATGCTGGAAATCGGAAAGTTGTGGGAGAACGGAGAGTGGGATGAAAGCCAAGAGACGATTACGAGCCTGGTGATTCGTGATTTCCTAGTTCAGATTCGAAGGAATTTTGAACTGGAGGATGGCGCCCCGATTATACTTGGCAGCTGTTTGCCAAACGAAACGCATGAAATTCCGCTGCATATCATCTTGCTTCAAACGATGATGCATGGCTGGCAAACGATTGCAGCCGGACCTTCCCCTAAGCTGTCGTCGATAGAATACTTAGTGCAGCGTTTGAAACCGAAAAAACTGTTATTATCAGCGACAACGACCATTCCATTTGAACAGGATCCATGCTTGTTTGAGAAACTGGAAGAAATTGCAGCGAGAAATCCATACACTGAGTTTTTTATAGGAGGTCATGGTGTATTTAGTCACGAAGTTTTTTTAGCTCCTAAAAGAATCCGGATTGCATATTCCATGGAAGATGTTTTAAATTGA
- a CDS encoding DNA-3-methyladenine glycosylase, whose translation MHQPVEQQFFERPVLELAKDLIGKLIVHELPTGTVVVRIVETEAYHGAEDQAAHSFKSRRTKRTEVMFGEPGSVYTYQMHTHTLMNVVSGPAGTPHAVLIRAGEPVEGLEFMREQRGENLAMKDWTNGPGKLTKALGITMKYYGHHWTKQPLYIANSDAVGEVVTSPRIGISNAGEAVHYPWRFFEKDNAFVSKFRP comes from the coding sequence ATCCATCAGCCGGTTGAACAGCAATTTTTTGAGCGTCCCGTATTGGAACTTGCGAAAGACTTGATTGGGAAACTGATTGTTCATGAACTCCCGACAGGCACAGTCGTTGTCCGCATAGTCGAAACGGAGGCCTATCATGGAGCGGAGGACCAAGCTGCCCATAGTTTTAAAAGCAGAAGGACCAAGCGGACAGAAGTGATGTTTGGTGAACCAGGCAGTGTTTATACGTATCAAATGCACACACATACTCTTATGAATGTTGTCAGCGGACCTGCAGGTACTCCGCATGCGGTGTTAATACGCGCCGGGGAACCAGTGGAGGGACTGGAGTTCATGCGAGAGCAGCGCGGTGAAAACCTGGCGATGAAAGATTGGACAAACGGACCGGGTAAGTTGACAAAAGCACTTGGCATTACAATGAAGTACTATGGTCATCATTGGACAAAACAACCGCTGTATATTGCAAATTCTGATGCTGTAGGTGAAGTGGTTACAAGCCCCCGAATCGGTATTTCGAACGCTGGTGAAGCAGTTCATTACCCTTGGCGCTTTTTTGAAAAGGACAATGCTTTTGTATCTAAATTCCGTCCTTAG
- a CDS encoding phytoene desaturase family protein, with product MMNANKSVIVIGGGLGGLSAAISLAQNGYSVSLYEKNTHLGGKLNRLEQDGFGFDLGPSILTMPHIFEKLFRGSGKRMSDYVPITRLSREWRSFFPDGTVLDLYGDLRLMERGNPSLTRDDIKEYYSFLKYAKRLYDTTEHGYFAEGLDTTKEVLAHHGLISSLKGFDLTSTMYEAISKRISDPHLRDMLSYFIKYVGSSPYEAPAVLNMMIYMQHVQGCWYVPGGMHKLAEGLTKLAAETGVQLHTGMGVVHARTDKNRKITGVELDDGSLKTADYYVSNMEVIPFYKKMVDTDKKFVRKLEKKFEPSSSGLVLHLGVSKSYPCLNHHNFFFSDNLHEQMDKVFKQHELPDDPTLYVVNTNKTDPSQAPPGHENLKILPHIPYIQDNPFTADDYLKLEARVLDKLERMGLHGLRENIVTRDVWTPHDIEQTYGSDRGAIYGTVSDKKKNSGFKHKKQSELYDNLYFVGGTVNPGGGMPMVTLSGQQVSDKIVRRDRLRQK from the coding sequence ATGATGAATGCTAACAAATCCGTAATCGTTATCGGGGGAGGACTTGGCGGATTGTCTGCTGCTATATCCCTCGCACAAAACGGTTACTCTGTTTCTTTATATGAAAAGAATACACATTTGGGCGGCAAATTAAATCGCCTCGAGCAAGACGGCTTTGGCTTTGATCTTGGGCCATCCATATTAACAATGCCGCATATTTTCGAGAAACTATTCCGCGGAAGCGGAAAACGGATGTCTGATTATGTTCCTATAACCCGGCTTAGCCGTGAATGGCGTTCTTTTTTTCCAGACGGTACAGTTTTAGATTTGTATGGGGACCTTCGTTTAATGGAACGCGGAAACCCTTCACTTACCCGTGACGATATAAAAGAATATTATTCGTTTTTAAAGTATGCAAAGCGTCTCTACGATACAACTGAACATGGGTACTTTGCTGAAGGTCTGGATACAACGAAAGAAGTCCTTGCACATCACGGCTTAATTTCGTCCTTAAAAGGATTCGACCTAACCTCTACGATGTATGAAGCGATTTCAAAACGAATTAGTGACCCGCATTTACGTGATATGCTTTCGTATTTCATCAAATACGTCGGATCTTCTCCCTACGAAGCCCCGGCAGTTCTTAATATGATGATTTATATGCAGCATGTTCAAGGCTGCTGGTATGTCCCTGGCGGTATGCATAAATTGGCGGAAGGTTTAACAAAACTTGCTGCTGAGACTGGAGTTCAATTACATACGGGGATGGGTGTTGTACATGCACGAACAGATAAAAACAGAAAAATAACAGGGGTTGAACTGGACGACGGATCCTTGAAGACAGCTGATTATTACGTTTCAAATATGGAAGTCATCCCTTTTTATAAAAAGATGGTCGATACTGACAAAAAATTTGTTCGCAAGTTGGAAAAGAAATTTGAACCATCCAGTTCAGGTCTCGTCCTGCATCTCGGTGTGAGCAAGTCCTACCCTTGCTTAAATCATCACAACTTCTTCTTTTCGGATAATCTGCATGAACAGATGGATAAGGTTTTCAAACAACATGAGCTGCCGGATGATCCAACACTTTACGTTGTCAACACAAACAAAACCGATCCTTCCCAAGCACCTCCTGGGCACGAAAACTTAAAGATTTTGCCGCATATTCCTTATATACAAGACAATCCATTTACAGCAGATGACTATTTGAAGCTGGAAGCACGCGTCCTGGATAAGTTGGAACGGATGGGCTTGCATGGATTGCGGGAAAACATCGTGACACGAGATGTATGGACTCCCCACGATATCGAGCAGACTTATGGTTCTGATCGCGGAGCCATTTACGGGACCGTCTCTGATAAAAAGAAAAACAGCGGTTTTAAGCACAAAAAACAGAGTGAACTATACGACAATCTTTACTTTGTCGGAGGTACAGTAAATCCTGGCGGCGGTATGCCGATGGTGACGTTGAGCGGCCAACAGGTAAGCGACAAAATCGTAAGGCGTGATCGGCTCCGTCAAAAATGA
- a CDS encoding type 1 glutamine amidotransferase domain-containing protein — protein MAKIATVLTNMFEDSEYADPAKAFQDAGHEVVTIENEAGTVVKGMKKGTPVRIDKGISEVKPEDFDALFIPGGFSPDQLRADERFVNFAKAFMDADKPVFAICHGPQLLITAKALEGRDATGYKSIRVDMEYAGTKFHDKEVVVCHNQLVTSRQPEDIPAFNREALKLLEA, from the coding sequence ATGGCTAAGATTGCAACTGTACTTACGAATATGTTTGAGGACTCAGAATACGCAGATCCGGCAAAAGCTTTCCAAGACGCCGGTCATGAAGTAGTTACTATAGAAAACGAAGCAGGTACTGTCGTTAAAGGCATGAAAAAGGGCACACCTGTCAGAATCGACAAAGGGATTAGCGAAGTGAAGCCGGAAGACTTTGATGCGCTTTTCATTCCAGGCGGATTTTCACCAGATCAGCTCCGTGCTGACGAACGTTTCGTTAACTTCGCAAAAGCTTTCATGGATGCAGACAAACCTGTCTTCGCAATTTGTCATGGACCGCAGCTCTTAATCACTGCGAAAGCATTAGAAGGCCGTGACGCAACAGGTTATAAATCGATTCGCGTTGACATGGAATACGCAGGCACTAAATTCCATGACAAAGAAGTTGTAGTTTGTCATAACCAGCTTGTCACAAGCCGGCAGCCGGAAGATATTCCTGCGTTTAATCGGGAAGCCCTTAAGTTACTCGAAGCATAA
- a CDS encoding phytoene/squalene synthase family protein, whose translation MTAFLSVQDDFAYCEQIIKRHSKSFYYAFSRLPEEKAQAVYAIYAFCRTADDSVDENREGTDQLVALDKLTEELNLFSSRQEIDHPLWRALRIVFNTYEMDLEPFFDQLQGQRMDISFSTPKTLDDVETYSYYVAGSVGRMLLPIIASKSERDCTDAAISLGVAMQLTNILRDVGEDYREKGRIYLPADELQRAGYRTDQLANAQITDSFIQVWELLASRAEHLYEEFLSCISDFDNDSQFAVLASAQVYRGILTSVRQNDYDCFARKNFVTKREMIRILADSIV comes from the coding sequence ATGACTGCTTTCCTGTCTGTCCAAGACGATTTTGCGTATTGTGAACAGATTATTAAACGACATTCAAAAAGTTTTTACTATGCGTTTTCGAGACTTCCCGAAGAGAAAGCCCAAGCTGTCTACGCAATTTATGCATTTTGCCGGACAGCAGATGACAGCGTCGATGAAAACCGCGAAGGAACCGATCAATTAGTTGCATTGGACAAGTTAACAGAAGAGCTCAATCTCTTCTCGAGCAGACAAGAAATCGATCATCCATTGTGGCGTGCATTAAGGATAGTCTTTAACACGTACGAAATGGACTTAGAGCCGTTTTTCGACCAGCTGCAGGGCCAGCGCATGGATATCTCTTTTTCCACTCCGAAAACGCTGGATGATGTTGAAACGTACAGCTATTATGTTGCAGGTTCTGTTGGCCGGATGCTGCTTCCAATTATCGCTTCCAAATCAGAACGAGACTGTACAGATGCAGCGATCAGTCTGGGCGTGGCTATGCAATTGACGAATATTTTAAGAGATGTGGGAGAAGACTATCGCGAGAAAGGGAGAATCTATCTGCCTGCAGATGAACTTCAGCGGGCGGGATATCGCACAGACCAATTAGCTAACGCTCAGATTACTGATAGTTTCATTCAAGTGTGGGAGCTGCTCGCTAGTCGTGCTGAACACTTGTACGAAGAGTTTCTTAGCTGTATTTCAGACTTTGATAATGATAGCCAGTTTGCTGTTCTTGCCTCCGCACAGGTCTATCGGGGAATTTTAACAAGTGTGCGGCAAAATGACTACGATTGTTTTGCTCGGAAAAACTTTGTAACCAAACGGGAAATGATACGAATTTTAGCGGATTCGATTGTGTGA
- a CDS encoding uracil-DNA glycosylase yields the protein MDNSQPFRIPEFVADLGKKRIEGFPVEGFVYGEGPRHPKLMLIGEAPGETEALGGIPFTGRAGKELMKSLDSIGLTREDVYITSAVRSRPYRYGHRNERDGTLTERKYNRPPTKHEILAHAPLLDYEIANVQPELIVTLGNVSLQRLVGKHAKVTEMHGKPLSQSVHFLRDLEDVKYELTDELYTIVPTFHPASIFYRPSHRPSLESDWLEIGRILQERNEQKQSSETISESRNIDGT from the coding sequence ATGGACAATAGTCAGCCATTCAGAATACCGGAGTTTGTTGCAGATCTCGGAAAGAAACGGATTGAAGGATTCCCTGTGGAAGGTTTTGTTTATGGCGAAGGACCCCGTCATCCGAAACTGATGCTAATTGGTGAAGCGCCTGGTGAGACGGAAGCGCTTGGGGGCATTCCGTTTACAGGAAGAGCGGGAAAAGAGCTTATGAAATCACTGGACTCCATTGGACTTACAAGGGAAGATGTATATATAACAAGTGCAGTTAGAAGCCGGCCATATCGTTATGGTCATCGAAATGAGAGAGACGGCACCCTGACTGAGCGTAAATACAATCGCCCTCCTACAAAACATGAAATTCTTGCACATGCGCCTCTCTTGGATTATGAAATCGCGAACGTCCAGCCGGAACTCATCGTTACTTTGGGGAATGTCAGTCTGCAAAGATTAGTTGGCAAACATGCTAAAGTGACGGAAATGCATGGGAAACCGCTGAGTCAATCTGTGCATTTTTTACGTGATTTAGAGGACGTGAAGTATGAACTGACGGATGAACTCTACACCATTGTCCCTACTTTTCATCCAGCCTCTATTTTTTATCGGCCTTCCCATCGACCATCACTGGAATCAGATTGGCTCGAAATCGGACGGATTCTTCAGGAACGAAACGAACAAAAACAATCTAGTGAAACTATAAGTGAAAGCAGGAATATAGATGGGACGTAA
- a CDS encoding phytoene desaturase family protein has protein sequence MKKSVIVIGAGVAGLASACRLQHAGYDVTLYEKEKLPGGKMNRIQQDGYQFDLGPTIVMMPELYQEVFQVCGVNPNDYIPMQRLDPMYSVYFGDQDDDHYEISSDLIELTKTLESFGDEDAQGFLEYLQVIYKRFLVAKEHFLQKPFRKPSDFYNPSMLRQGLKLKTFDNADTFISKYIKNERLKQMISFQTLYIGVSPYSGPSLYTMIPMIEFLYGVWFIKGGMYTLAQSLERLFKELGGTVHYNSPVDEIVIENGQATGIRLNGEIISSDFVMCNADFPYAMKNLVKEPKAKGKYTDKKIDNMKYSCSCFLMYLGMDKKYEEVPNAHNFIFNEELEQNLNDIFTGKRLDTASFYVYIGSKLDPTLAPEGKDGLYILVPVSDKSCSQYEWNDETIQHYRGHILDALEKVKGFENVKQEIVSESYMTPPDFEQRFNAYNGATFGLQPTLAQSNHMRPQSKATHCENLYFTGSSTHPGAGVPIVLLSARIATEELLHDDKGILFHTR, from the coding sequence TTGAAGAAAAGCGTTATAGTCATCGGTGCCGGAGTTGCCGGATTAGCAAGCGCATGCAGGCTGCAGCATGCTGGGTACGACGTCACGCTCTATGAGAAAGAGAAGTTACCAGGCGGGAAAATGAATAGAATTCAACAAGACGGTTACCAGTTTGACTTAGGACCCACGATCGTAATGATGCCTGAACTTTATCAGGAAGTATTTCAAGTTTGCGGTGTGAATCCGAATGACTATATACCGATGCAGCGCCTGGATCCTATGTACAGCGTCTACTTTGGTGATCAAGACGATGACCACTATGAAATCAGTTCCGACCTCATCGAATTAACCAAAACACTCGAGTCTTTTGGTGATGAGGATGCTCAAGGGTTTCTGGAATATCTTCAAGTTATCTATAAACGTTTCTTAGTTGCTAAAGAACATTTTCTTCAAAAGCCCTTTCGTAAACCATCGGATTTCTACAATCCGTCCATGCTGCGTCAAGGTCTGAAATTGAAAACATTTGATAACGCAGATACATTCATCAGTAAATACATTAAGAACGAACGGCTGAAACAAATGATTAGTTTTCAAACATTGTACATAGGTGTGTCCCCTTACAGCGGCCCTTCGCTTTATACAATGATTCCAATGATCGAGTTCTTGTATGGAGTATGGTTCATCAAAGGCGGTATGTATACGCTGGCTCAATCGCTGGAACGGTTATTTAAGGAATTAGGCGGTACGGTTCATTACAATTCACCAGTTGACGAAATTGTCATTGAAAACGGTCAAGCGACAGGAATTCGGCTGAATGGAGAAATAATTTCATCAGACTTTGTTATGTGCAATGCAGATTTCCCTTATGCGATGAAAAATCTTGTTAAAGAACCAAAAGCTAAAGGAAAATATACCGATAAAAAGATTGATAATATGAAATATTCTTGTTCCTGTTTCCTTATGTACCTCGGAATGGATAAAAAATATGAAGAAGTGCCAAATGCACATAACTTCATATTCAACGAAGAGCTTGAACAGAACTTAAATGACATCTTTACCGGAAAGCGTCTCGATACCGCCTCTTTCTATGTTTACATCGGTTCTAAGTTAGACCCGACTCTTGCACCGGAAGGAAAGGACGGTCTTTACATTCTCGTTCCTGTGTCCGACAAATCTTGTTCCCAATATGAGTGGAATGATGAAACGATTCAACACTACAGAGGCCATATATTAGATGCGTTAGAAAAAGTCAAAGGGTTCGAAAATGTTAAACAGGAGATTGTCTCTGAATCGTATATGACTCCGCCTGATTTCGAACAGCGTTTTAATGCATATAATGGCGCTACTTTCGGCCTTCAGCCTACACTGGCACAAAGCAATCATATGCGCCCGCAAAGTAAAGCTACTCATTGTGAGAACCTTTACTTCACAGGAAGCAGCACACACCCTGGTGCTGGCGTTCCAATTGTCTTATTGTCTGCACGAATTGCCACGGAAGAACTTTTGCATGATGATAAGGGAATTCTGTTCCATACCCGTTGA
- a CDS encoding YkvI family membrane protein — protein sequence MGSAFIGIIVGAGFASGKEIVQYFTSFGLLGIIGAIISTVLFAYFGMVLTRIGSRMQTTSHKEAVYTISGKYLGFIVDAVIVITLFSVGVVMIAGAGSNLNQQFGLPPFIGSLLMVVLVFLTVLLKVDRVVSVIGSITPFLILAIVIISVYCLTTMTESFSSLNSVATAVQTPLPNWWFSAINYVSFNMAVGASMALVMGGAEKDEKAAALGGLVGGLGLGIMILLSHLAIFSKIDVVKDADLPMLAIINDISPILAILMAIILYGMIFNTAVSMFYSFGARFVQRGTSRFRLFVFIVLVIGFGLSFFGFSKLLDLMYPFIGNIGLFLMLTLLIASFKLPKKAMRSSK from the coding sequence ATGGGAAGCGCTTTTATAGGAATTATCGTCGGAGCTGGATTTGCTTCGGGGAAAGAGATTGTTCAGTACTTTACCAGTTTCGGACTGCTTGGAATCATAGGCGCAATCATTTCTACTGTTTTGTTTGCGTATTTCGGTATGGTTCTAACTCGGATTGGGAGCCGTATGCAAACGACTTCCCATAAAGAAGCGGTCTATACAATCAGCGGGAAATACCTTGGGTTCATTGTCGATGCCGTGATAGTCATCACGTTGTTTTCTGTAGGTGTTGTCATGATTGCTGGTGCGGGATCCAACTTGAATCAGCAATTTGGACTGCCGCCATTCATAGGAAGTCTGCTTATGGTCGTCTTGGTATTTTTAACGGTCTTATTGAAAGTCGATCGGGTCGTGTCTGTCATCGGAAGCATTACACCGTTTCTCATACTTGCGATTGTCATCATTTCAGTTTATTGTCTGACAACTATGACGGAATCTTTCTCAAGCTTGAATAGTGTTGCTACAGCCGTTCAAACCCCTTTGCCGAATTGGTGGTTCTCTGCCATTAACTACGTATCGTTCAATATGGCTGTGGGGGCTTCCATGGCGCTCGTCATGGGCGGAGCTGAGAAAGATGAAAAAGCAGCAGCACTTGGCGGTCTTGTTGGCGGGCTGGGGCTTGGAATCATGATACTACTCAGTCATTTAGCCATCTTCTCGAAAATAGATGTAGTCAAAGATGCAGACTTGCCAATGCTTGCAATCATCAATGACATTTCACCGATTTTGGCGATTCTGATGGCGATTATTTTATACGGAATGATTTTTAATACGGCAGTCAGTATGTTTTACTCATTTGGAGCACGATTTGTACAGCGCGGTACATCGCGTTTTCGTTTGTTTGTATTCATCGTACTGGTAATTGGGTTCGGGCTCAGTTTCTTCGGCTTCTCCAAGTTACTGGACCTCATGTACCCATTCATCGGGAATATCGGATTGTTCCTTATGCTTACGCTGCTCATCGCATCGTTTAAATTACCTAAAAAAGCTATGCGAAGTTCAAAATAA